In Phacochoerus africanus isolate WHEZ1 chromosome 1, ROS_Pafr_v1, whole genome shotgun sequence, the following are encoded in one genomic region:
- the ZDHHC19 gene encoding palmitoyltransferase ZDHHC19, with the protein MSHWGFFLSTLGCASEAAVAWSSWNRQRGRSLLSLISPGCTGGPAMPLVKDAMPLVKEPHSPPQAPLPWMLPSLFAAFNVVLLITFSGLFFAFPCRWLAQKGEWAFPIVTGLLFVLTFFSLISLNFSDPGILHRGSNEQGPMVVHVVWVNHRAFRLQWCQKCCFHCPPRTHHCPWCNICVEDFDHHCKWVNNCIGHRNFRFFMLLVLSLCLYSGAVLVTCLIFLVRTTHLPFSMDKAIAVVVAVPAAGFMVPLFLLLLIQAMSVSAAERSYEGKCRYLQGYNPFDYGCASNWYLTICAPLGPKYMAEAVWLQRVVGPDQVPTQNPHFPTSPSALSLPALPGPESSPQPQSLGLYKPGKGAPGSGEAAALQEFHAGPVLPLPREASRRGSVHLLPFRTGRCQEPLNPNLPS; encoded by the exons ATGTCACACTGGGGCTTCTTTCTTTCCACCCTGGGCTGTGCTTCCgaggctgctgtggcatggagcTCCTGGAACCGGCAGAGGGGAAGGAGCCTACTGTCTCTGATCTCCCCTGGGTGCACGGGAGGTCCAGCCATGCCGCTCGTGAAGGATGCCATGCCCCTTGTGAAGGAGCCCCATTCCCCCCCTCAGGCCCCCCTCCCCTGGATGCTCCCAAGCTTGTTTGCCGCTTTCAACGTGGTGCTGCTGATCACTTTCAGTGGCCTCTTCTTCGCATTCCC GTGCAGGTGGCTGGCCCAGAAGGGGGAATGGGCCTTTCCCATCGTCACAggcctcctctttgtcctcaCCTTCTTCAGTCTCATTTCACTCAACTTCTCAGACCCTGGCATTTTGCATCGAG GCTCCAACGAACAAGGCCCCATGGTGGTACATGTGGTATGGGTGAACCACAGGGCCTTCCGCCTGCAGTGGTGCCAGAAGTGCTGCTTCCACTGCCCACCCCGGACCCACCACTGCCCCTGGTGCAACATTTGTGTGGAG GACTTTGACCACCACTGCAAGTGGGTCAATAACTGCATCGGCCACCGCAACTTCCGCTTCTTCATGCTGCTCGTCCTGTCCCTGTGCCTCTACTCGGGCGCCGTACTGGTCACCTGCCTGATCTTCCTGGTGCGCACGACCCATCTGCCTTTCTCCATGGACAAGGCTATCGC CGTTGTGGTGGCTGTACCCGCCGCCGGCTTCATGGTGCCactcttcctgctgctgctgatcCAGGCCATGTCCGTGAGCGCGGCTGAGCGCTCCTACGAGGGCAAG TGCCGATACCTGCAGGGATACAACCCCTTCGACTACGGCTGTGCCAGCAACTGGTATTTAACAATCTGTGCACCGCTGGGACCCAA GTACATGGCCGAAGCCGTCTGGCTGCAGAGAGTGGTGGGGCCTGACCAGGTGCCCACCCAGAACCCGCACTTCCCGACGTCCCCCTCGGCGCTCAGTCTCCCAGCCCTCCCTGGGCCTGAGTCTAGCCCCCAGCCCCAATCTCTGGGTCTCTACAAACCAGGGAAGGGTGCCCCCGGGAGTGGTGAGGCCGCAGCCCTGCAGGag TTTCACGCAGGCCCGGTGCTGCCCCTGCCGAGGGAGGCCTCCAGACGAGGCTCCGTCCACCTCTTGCCCTTTCGCACGGGGCGATGCCAGGAGCCCCTGAACCCGAACCTCCCCTCCTGA